A segment of the Anopheles cruzii chromosome 2, idAnoCruzAS_RS32_06, whole genome shotgun sequence genome:
ACTACCGACAGAGTGGAACACCTCACTTCCTGTTCATCGCGGCATTGCTtcccaagcagcagcagcagtcggtcgATCACCGTCAATCGCCTTGACGGTAGAACCTGTGTCGGCCGAGAGTAGCCCAGTTGGACTACTTAACATGCAGGATGGGACAGAAACGAGATTTAACTTACCGGCAGCAAATGGAAGCTCCTGGTCCGTCCGATTCGTTCCACACCCCGGAGGGAGAGCATCCGACGGTACCGCCAACGATCACGGCATTAGCATAACATGTttcggatgatgatggtgatgggctgctgctgctgcaatcgTTGCCACGAGCAGGCGGTAGACGCAGAACTTAGACAGTTTTGTGCGAAACTGACAGGGTTCTTCCTTTCCCCTTGCGAAAGCGCCCCAAGGCAGCTCTCGGGTAGCTGATTTCGATTAATTGGAATCCAATAACTCAATTACCATTACCCGTCGTTGTGAAGCTCGGACGACCCTCGTTACTACTGTCTGTCTCGAGTAGGTGTATTAAGCCATTTTGAAATCGATACACTGGAGCCGAGCGGGGTAACTCTACCTACAGATGGTCTGAGGATGAGGCACGATCACCGAAAGGGCCGGACCGAGCGACCGCTCAAGGGTTGCAAAACGTGGCTACACTTCACGGTGTTCACCAATAATAAATTAAGGTATTTCTGGCAGTAATCGGAAAGTGGCGCGTAATGGAAGTTAATAGTATGTAACCAAGCACCGTTAGGCAATGCCAACCAGGCGGACGCAAGGAAACGAGGCTAATCAATGGATATCGTCAAGTCATAGCCATATGTGGCCGGCGTAAGTTATTGCCAACCAATTTCAATGGCATTACGCTAAAAGCTGGCCGAACAGCCCGTGTCTTGTGAGGCTTAATCTTTATAATAAAATATGTGACACGTTCAGCACATGTCGGCTTTGTTATTTTTGGTAGGTTCAATGAATTAATACACGAAACAATTCAACGGAAGGGCTGGGGTGTTTTGAGATTGAATTACATGCCGGacaaagtgtttgttttcgctcattttatgtttttgctcCAACAATCGGTTAGCAAAATGGATAGCGTTATATTTAAAGTTGAAAACGGATTAAGCTGCGTGAATTCTATTAAGCGTTGTGATATATATATTTTCTTTCAAGTTCCTTGATAGACAAGGCTGGTCTGGTTCGTTTATGAATGATCTTAATACATATGGAATAAAAGATTGGGTTAAATAAGTATTGTTCATATTTTAGGCTCTATTTGTAAGTTTTTTGGTTTGTGCAActtgaaatttaaaacaaaacccctttCGTTTACGTATTAGAACGATGTTTATCTTGCGCAGGTCGTGATAgtgtatgcaaattttatgGATCAACGATCAAAACAAAGCCATTTAGAAACAATTGTTAACAAGTATTCTTCAAGTATAGGTTCTTTGGCCGACGCTACGAATTTAGGCCTATATAAAATCCGTTTAAATTACTACCTGCCAATGCCTTCAATTACTTGCTATTGGTATTATCTGAAACCTGCGCAGGGCCAATAAAACACTATTTCTTAGAAGACGGAGCGATTCCCGGAGATTTCACATTCGTTGAATAGCAATTTTCAATATTCAGCCAATACAGTACCGAATAAACAATACATAGACAGTATGCTCTTCTCTCTGCACCATCTTTGATATTGTCGAGTCGAAAATCCTTCTCGGTACCAACCGATCCGTCGCCAtcataaattttataaaaaaagtgccaaaaagaaaaccggcTATCTCTGCTGTATCGCAGCGACGTAAAATAAACGTTGGCCATTGAGATTACTGTAGAAAATCTATCACTTCTTCTAATTCCCTCTCTCGTGCCTGCTGATGAGCCCATTTAGCTTCGGCTGACTTGACATTGTTCAAGCCCCATTTATCGTACGTTACTCGCTGACCGCAAGCAGTTTCAGAAGACCGATTTTTGGAAAAACGTAAATCGGATGCCCGTTGGAAGCTATGGGTACGGTTTCTCGGTGCGGGACAAGTTTTTCCTCCCTCGGGAAACGGCGGCTCACTCATGAACCGCTTCAGGCAACCTTGGTGATAGATGTGGCCGCAGAACATGCGCACCACGTATGCGTCGCTCTCATCTTGCGTGACGACTTGCGTAGGACAGACCGGTAAGCAGCAAGTTCGACAAACGGCACACTTTTCATCCGGTAAATCTCGCACGGCTTCGATGATAAACCCTAGCGTCCGCTGCAGGCTGggctttacttcaaatgttTCGCTGAACTTCGACTGACGCAAAGGTGCCTCCACACACTGACGCGCGATCTCCCTGGCCTGCCCGTTGACGAACAGCACCAATGACTGCGGAAGATTGCAGTCATGCCCGTTCCATTGGATGCATTCGGCTGGATAGCCCTGGGGAACGATGAATTTGGCGCCGAAGTAGTACTGTCCACCACGGGCGACTAAGCAGATGGAGCAGGTCTTTTGCTTCAGTTTAAGATCGCCAGCATCCGGCAGCATCTGGCGAATGGTTTGAATTTCGTCCAGCACAATGCACAGTGGGTTTTCCGCCAAATATCCGTCGATAAACTGGAGCATCTTCATCAATTGGGGCCTCCCGAGAAAATCGTCGAGCCTGGTGTCGCATATCGCGACGAAACGTTCGAGAAAAACGCTCGGCATAGTTTTGCTTTTGAACTCGACCAACAATTTCCCCATCGGGTAGTTGTCCGGGAACCGAACGCAAACCGTTAGCTGCCGGCTTTTCGTCTGCCGGAGCTCAACGCGGACCTGCAGAGAGAAAAGAGTGGAGTGTGATTATTCAAAGCTCGATCAATGCACGATTTGGATCTGATCGGTCGAACCAGAGACGGCAGGCAGGTGACGAGTTTGGAGTTGGGCAACACATTTTCACACAGCCGGCCAACTTCGGCAACTTCGTCCTCCACTAGCCCCAtgacttttctttcttctttctgccACCGGACACAAACACGTAATGCATCAACGAGTGGTTATCGAAAAATGGGGCCTCAACACGACGGCTTAGACAGCTTTAGAATCTTTTTTTGTATCTTTGGAATGTAAATGTCTAAAAAACTGGATTGCgtttttcaacattcaaacaacTTGTTGCTCAACTCCTTGATATTGATTCTAAAAGGTCTGAATCGAATTTCAATGCTCCAAACTTTTTTAACCAACCaccaaaacaatgttttgacGTTCTCGTAATCCCGATATTATTAATCAACTGTGGTAACGGTTGCActggtttggtttggcatGGTGAGGAACATTTTCATCGGGTCGCATTTCAAAAACAACTGTAGTGAGTTTAAGGAGCTTAAGACAGAGCCTAACTTATTGCATTTAATGTAATTAATTAGAGTAGAATTTACTACAAAGCTGGCACTGGCTAAAATTGGAACCAGATCATTCGACGAGTTTCTCGAAAGTGGCAACGCGCCGAACATTTGACAGATCGTTCGAGATTGTTCTGGCAACCTTCGGGAAACGTCAGCCGGTGAAGCACCGAACCAAAGTTTCGACAGATTCAACTTTTCATCCGTCGAGGCTTGACCGAATTGTGTTGTGCGTGAACAGTTAAACGTTGGTCAAAACTACTGTGTTTCCCGTGACCGCAGTGCGACAAAAAGTTCAATCGTCGAGCAAATATCCTGCTAAAGGTGTTTCTGGTGACGAAAGCGATAGCTGAGGTGCGTTTGCAGAAGAACGCGATTGAAGAAGAAAGCCCATTGGTTCGTGTAGCGCAGCTTTGCCCTGGAAGAGGAAGTGCTCAAGTTCTAAAGAGGGCCAGTggctgtgtctgtgtgtgtgcacagtGCGTTAGTGAGAATCGCGAATCATCGCCCGCTTGGTGGAGACTGAAAATCGAGCATTTCTGGTGCACGGACGGGAAAACGACGGCTAAAAGTACACAATGTCGGTGATCGGTATTGACTTTGGCAACGAGTCCTGCTATGTGGCGGTGGCAAAGGCCGGTGGTATCGAGACCATCGCCAATGACTACAGTTTGCGAGCCACACCGTAAGTACACGATGATGCGCATAGGTCGCAGTCCGGTAATGGAGTGTTCTGGAAAAAAATCTTGCCCTTCAAATGGACTGCTACCAAAGGAAAACAtgagtgcgtgtgtgacgGGTCGCCTAACACGCATTCCGTTGCGCGGAGCCTAAGCACATGTTTGGAGGTCTACATTTTGATTATGTAAAGTAACATGTTTGCACAAAGCTTCTTGGCCGTCTCGTAATTGTTACCATGCCGAGGCGGCGAACGGGCATCCGCAGTATCCGCAACCGCAGTATCCTTTTCCGCAATGGGTTCGTTGTTGCTTGACCCTTTTCGTGTAAGAACATATCTTTGCGCTCGTGTTTGACAGTTAGATTCCATCTGTCGgttcgccgctcgccgctaACAGAAGGTGCGCCGATCCTGCAGCACATACCATAACCTGCAAATGTTCGAGAAGTTTCCttgtgtgtgaaaatcgatttttctttccttttcaatcctgcggagcaaaaaaaggacccccTTTCCTACcagctgactgactgactgagtgTCTCTGATTTTCTATTCCTCTCGCTCTTTTATTTTACTCTTGACTGTAAGCGCAAGAGGGCTTTTAGGAAGCGTAGCATAAGTTGCATTCCCGGTTGCTATGTTCGAGTCAGCTACGCTTACAAAAAGTCTAGTACTAGCATTATAGCTAAGTTCTAGCCAAAACAGCAACCCCTTCAAAAATGCTCCAGAGATCATCTTCTGACTGAGATCATAGATGAGAGCGTTTGTTCTTGTAATTAATgtaaatgcaaataaaatgatgttttaaaGGTGTTGGGCCCACTAAAACAATCCCTTTCCTATTCTAAACCTCCGCATTTTGTCGCTTATCTTGACTTCAACTTACCTACAAGTTGATTAACTACTAACTCGAGCCACCCTTCGCTTACAAAGAATATCATTAAGCTATTACCGTAAACCATATAGAAGAGTGATAAAGTTTGCCAAATGGCCGATTTGATAAACAAAGATCCGGCTTCGAGTTTTTATGGTTTTGCTGTTTAATCAATGCACGGCTGCTTCTTGTTTACAATTTGCTTCTTCATAACCCTTCTCTTTGATATGTTCATTGAAAGGATTCATTATGAAAGTGGTTTAAGATAAACCTTAGCGAAGCACATTTTTGATAAATCATTTCTAGTCTTGCCGTGTTTCAAGGCTTCATATTTCTAAACAGACACGTCACCTGTTGATTAGCACGCGATACACTCGGGGGTGACCACGTAGTTGGTAAGTTTTCCTTCCAAACACTAACGCAGCGAGTGACTAGAGGAGCTGCCTTGTGTTCCTCCTCACCACGCGCATTCCAATTAGCGGATTCGTCTACGCAAAGAGAGCGCAAACATCACTTTATCTCACCCGGTATGGCCGGGGTGTCGATCCTTACATGatgcgtttctttttcgtccagCACACGATGCTGGTGTGTGATTCAATCCGTCCTTGACCACCGGTAGGGTTGCTAGAGGACTCAATCGCGCTTTGCGTATCCTTCTTGCCGGGGGGGACCTATTGATTGATGTGACTTATGCGCGTTCCGCTGCAACGTAACTTTCAGCCCTGCGAACCAGTCGATTTACATGCCGCAGGGTGCTGATCTAAGAAagccagagagagacaggTGGTCTCAGGCGCGCCGCTCCGTATTCGATGGTGGTATGCTGTTTGGTATTTATGATCGTTGGGCGATAAGCCGAGAAAGGCCGTGGCAAGTTGTCCACAGACGCGTTGCTGCGGGACGTCTCAAACGATCCGTCTCGTGGTGTGTCTCGTTAACAGTTACAAGTTGGGATTAAATggatgccatttttttcgaaaaaaaaacatccccTATTCCGTTCGGATCGGTCGTAAGATAATCTTTTCGTCGCTTGATGTTTGATACGCGGGGCTAACATGTGTATTGCAAGAGGAGCGCTTATGCTGGGTCACATGGATCAGTCAAACACGTTTTCGGTACGAGAAGCGATGAGAAGTTGCACTAGAGCAACACTGGTTTGTGGTACCATGGCGCAGCAGTATGGTACCACGATGGATTGTCCTTATAAGGCGCGAGTTTTGTTCGCCACAGCCACGCGAACCTTCACGAGCGCCATCAGCTTACTATCGGCGAAATGGGCAGATgtgcaatgttttatttgcaaactCGCGGTTTAGATACATTCCGAGCATTAGATTCGCTTTCTACGACACTGCAGCGATGCAAATGGTGCATTTGTCGTCATTCAAACTTATTTATATCTACACGTAATGCCGTTCTTACCGCCAAGCAGGACTAAATCTCTTTACTGACGCACtcttttcaaatttcattcACAGTTTTATATGTTTTTGGGAGCTATTTATTACTCTTTCCAACCTCTGCAGCGCACTGGTTAGCCAGACCTACCGGGACAGTCATGCGTGCCAAGGAAAGGGGTCTTTACGGTGTCTTCAAGACACTCGTCTAACGATCTTCCCTGGTATGCGAAGaagatcggcgatcggcacTCGTTCGTCCTCTGTTTAGTGAAACTTATATTACCTCTCGTCACTTGCTAACATGTTGTGTCGGCTGAAGAGAGTGACCCCAACGGAAAACGAGGCTAGAGAATGGATAAAAAATGCCTCTGTGACCCAGCGATCAATTCGCCAGACCAGACGCCGCGGGTGCTGCGGGACGATCCTCGTTTACCTGTTAAGTTTATAATGTGTTTATGAGTTTGCTGCCATCGATTTACGGCACTGCACACCACACCGGTTCGCCTCCATCCGATGCGAATGGTGGTCACCTCAAAACACGGCAGAAAACGTCATCCGCGGGAAGGTGGTGAGGTGGCCAGCGTGGGGGTGTGTGTAGCGTTATTTTGGACCGTATTACTCACGGATCA
Coding sequences within it:
- the LOC128267493 gene encoding uncharacterized protein LOC128267493, with product MGLVEDEVAEVGRLCENVLPNSKLVTCLPSLVRVELRQTKSRQLTVCVRFPDNYPMGKLLVEFKSKTMPSVFLERFVAICDTRLDDFLGRPQLMKMLQFIDGYLAENPLCIVLDEIQTIRQMLPDAGDLKLKQKTCSICLVARGGQYYFGAKFIVPQGYPAECIQWNGHDCNLPQSLVLFVNGQAREIARQCVEAPLRQSKFSETFEVKPSLQRTLGFIIEAVRDLPDEKCAVCRTCCLPVCPTQVVTQDESDAYVVRMFCGHIYHQGCLKRFMSEPPFPEGGKTCPAPRNRTHSFQRASDLRFSKNRSSETACGQRVTYDKWGLNNVKSAEAKWAHQQARERELEEVIDFLQ